CAGCAGGGGGGCAGCGGCTTTTCTTTTGTCGATATGCTGGCGAACATGTCGGGAACCCGGTTGGCGACGCTGGCCACTCGCGATCTGACGACCGCACGGTCGGTGCAAGCGAAATTGTCGAAAAAAGTCGACGTCGATACGATCTTTCCAAAGTTCGACGGTTTGCCCGAGGACATTGGCGACGCGGAACTGCAACTTCGCTTCGGCGGGGTTGGAGGGGCGGGCTATCGGGAACAAATGGACGAGATCAACCGTCGATTGGAAGCGCTGCCAAAAGATTGAACGGTCAGGGTAGTGGTAGCACGACGAGCGCGTTTTCCGCGAATGAGGCCCTGCCCTCTTTGCCGTTGATGCGATATTGCACCTTGAGTTGTTTCACCACGTTCGGCACGGGATCACCGCCAAAGCTTTGATTGTAGTTGCTCGAAGGCAGCGCGATCCAACGCACGTTGCCCGCTTGCCGCTGAAGCAACACGGTGACGTCTTTCTGTACGGCGCCGGCGCCGTATTCCGCTTTGATGATTTCCAACTGAACGGGCGCGCTCGTTGTCTTGGTAAATAGATCCTTTAAGTCGTCCGGTTTTACGCCAAGTTTTTGCGCGATGGCCGTCGCGACGGCCTCGGCCTCGTCGCGAAGTGCCGGAGTTTTTGCCGCTTCTATCGCCACTTGCAGCGATTCGGCGCAAGCGCGAAGGGCGAGAATTTCGAGCACCAGCTTCTGTTCTTCGTGGCGAGTTGCTGCATTCAGAGCCTGTTGGCACATTTTGGCTCGCTGCCCGTTGGACGTGGCAAACTGGCGAGCCAGGCGGATGTAGCCGCGCAGCGCGCGAGTGCGGAATTTGCCGGTCGGTTCGTTTTTCGCCAAATCCAGCAGCACGGGGCCTGCGTCAACATTCAACCACTGGCCAAGCATGCGCGTGGCCGTGTCGGCAAGCAATTCGTCGCCGCTCTTGCCGGCGGAGGCAAGGATTTCAATCGCTTTCTTTCCGCCGACGGCCGCGACGATTTCGAGCAGCTTGGCCTGCGTCGCTACCGGAGCTTTTGGCATTGCGGAGGCTAGCTGTGCGGCGCAAGCATCACGGTCGGGCATGCGGACGCAGGCCGCTTTCAGCGCTCGGAATGACTCCTCGGCGGCGGAGTGCTTCGCGTCGGTCACACGGGCGATCAGCAGTGGAAGATCTTTTTGGCTGGCCGTTTGACCGAGTGCTCCGATGGCCGCGCTGCGAACTTCGGTGTTCGTGTGATCGAGTGCTTGAATCAGCGCGGCCGTGGCATCGATTCGCCGTTGCCCAATCAGCTCGATCAGTACTTTCAGTGATTTCTCGTCCGAGTTATCGAGACGAGCGACAATCTCGGCGTCAACCTGGTCGCCTTGAAGTGCCGCAAGCGCCTGCTTCGCCGAGTCGGCCAGTTCGGCGTCAGGGCCTGCCGCAATTTCCAACAGCGGCGTCAGACTCGATTCGTTGCCCAATCGACCAATCACGCCGATGGCCGCCGCGCGGACCAGCTTGTCTCCGCTCTTGGCAGCCGCCAGCACGGTAGGAATGACTCCCGCATCGTCGCGGTCGGCCAACACACTCAGCAGGAACACCGCGCGCTGCGGCTTGGCGGTCTTCAATTGAGCGGCCAGGGCCTGGGTGATTTGTGGGCCATGAAGTTCGCGAGCCGTACTCAGAGCGATTTGAAACCGAGCTTTGTCGGTGGATTCAAGTTGCTCGACGAGCAGTGGGATGCCTTCCGACTTTCGCGCCAAAATCGCGCCGCGCGTGGCTTCGAGAATCCGTGGCTTGGGTAGCTCGGCTCGGCGTATTTCGTCGTAGATGTCCGCCGCCGCTTCGTGATTGCCATCGTTCATCCATCGTTCGGCGCATAAGATACAACCTTCGGCGACGGCCGAGCGGACTTTTGGCGAAACGCTGGCAAGCGCCTGCCGCAGCGAATCGGTTGCCGGATTGCCGCCAATGCGGCCCAGGGCGACCGCGGCGGCCGAAGCGACGTCGGCATTTTGGTCGGTCAGCTTCGCGGTCAATGGTTCGACGGCGGCGGCATCGCGGCGAACGCCGATTGAGTTCATCACGCCGATCAACAGATCGCCGCGGAGCCGCTCGAGTTGGTTTCGCAGCGCTTCGTCGGCCGACGGATCGGGAATTGCTTCCAACGCGATCCGCGCCCACGAGGCGAGATGCTCGTCGGCCAGCAGTTTTTCCAATTCAGGCACGGCGGCTTTGTCGCCATGCAGAGCCAGTTGTTTGCAAGCGATTGCCTTGTCGGCAGACTGGCCAGACTTGAGAGTCGCAATCAGAGCTTGTTCTTTCGCGGCGTCGGGCTTGCGACTTTCATCGGCGAAGATTGACGCTCCGACAACAAAGGCAGCAACAATCGTGGCGAAGCCGAGGGCTGGCTTTAGAATGCTCATGATACCTCTTCGTAGCGACACTGGCTTTCGCTAGTGTTTTCGTGGGATGTTCATATTCAATGGTAAAAAGTATGCACCGGAGAATCACACACAGGGAAAAGCAGAAATAGCCGAGCTTCGCATTTCCGTTCGCTGCTCTGTAATCTTCGTTTCCTCCGGTCAAATATCCTTACAGTCGCCACGGTTCGCGGAGCGCTTCGGAACGCAGGCGGTTGGCTACCGCGTCGTCGATGAATTCGTGCCTGGTCGTGTCGTACCTCACGGTGCGATCGAGCGCCAGCGCGATGTTGGCCGCGTGGCAGGCGATGTGGGCGTTGCAAGCTCCTTCGGCGTTTCCCTTGGGCATGCTGCGCGTTTTCACGCAATCGAGGAAATCGCGCACGTGGAACGTGGCCGGATAGCCGTCGATTTCAGCCACCTTGCGGCCAGCGAGCAGTTCGGGGGAACTCAGCACCATCTTGCCGCTGTCCCCGGTTTCGACCCATCCGGTTTCCCCTTCGAATCGCACCGGGCACGAGCCCAGCGGCAGCCAGTTCGATTGGCGCAAGATCAATTCAACGCCATTCGCATATTGGGCGACCATTTCGCCGTTTTTCGGTGGATGATATTCGACTGGCGGCGGACCATCGTCGACGGCCCATTGGCAGAGATCGACGCAGTGCGACCCCCATTCAAGGACGCCGCCGCCGACCAGCCCGCCCCCTTTCTCGAAGTTGAAGCCATCGAGCAGCTTGGCGTTGAACGGTCGCCAAGCCGCTGGGCCAAGATACATATTCCAATCGACTTTCTCGATCGGTGGCGCTTTTTCGGCAGGCAGCCAGCCGCTCATCGCCGGATGCATGCCACCGGGATGGGCGTACACGGTCTTCAGCTTTCCCAGCCTTCCCGTGCGCGCCAGTTCACAAGCAAACGCGAAGTGCGGCAAGTTGCGCCGCTGCGTACCGGCCTGAAACACACGACCCGTGCGGCGGATTGTTTCGGCCAGCGTCAAGCTCTGTGCGATGTTTTTCGTACACGGCTTTTCACAGTACATGTCTTTGCCCGCCTTGGCCGCGTACATTGTGGCGGTGCAGTGCCAATTGGGGCCGGTGGCGATCAGTACCGCGTCGATGTCGTCGCGGTCGAGTAGCTCGCGGAAGTCGCGAAATTGTGCGCAGTCGCGATTGCCGTATTTTTGGTCGGCAATTTTCTTGACCGCATCGCGACGATCGGCCTTGACATCGCAAACGGCGATAAACTGCACGTCCTTTTGTTCGAGAAAGCAGCCCAAGTCGTAGACGCCGCGGTTGCCGATGCCAATGCCGCCGAGCGTAATGCGCTCGCTCGGTGGCACTGCGCCATCGAGACCGAGCACGCGGCTGGAAACGACCATTGGCGCAGCAATGGCGGCGGTGGTAGCTGCCGCGGTTTTTAAGAAGCCGCGGCGGTCGAGTTGGTAGAGTTGCTTTGTCATCGAGATTTTCCTGATCGGGCTACCCGTTCGGCCGCTGCGAGCGTGGTCTATTTTGGATGGAGCCTGGAAGCTGAGATACAGCATAATGCCGTGCGGGGAGCCTTGCCAACTAAGACGATTAGGGGAGGGTTGGTTGAAACGATGCCTAC
This portion of the Pirellulales bacterium genome encodes:
- a CDS encoding HEAT repeat domain-containing protein, with protein sequence MSILKPALGFATIVAAFVVGASIFADESRKPDAAKEQALIATLKSGQSADKAIACKQLALHGDKAAVPELEKLLADEHLASWARIALEAIPDPSADEALRNQLERLRGDLLIGVMNSIGVRRDAAAVEPLTAKLTDQNADVASAAAVALGRIGGNPATDSLRQALASVSPKVRSAVAEGCILCAERWMNDGNHEAAADIYDEIRRAELPKPRILEATRGAILARKSEGIPLLVEQLESTDKARFQIALSTARELHGPQITQALAAQLKTAKPQRAVFLLSVLADRDDAGVIPTVLAAAKSGDKLVRAAAIGVIGRLGNESSLTPLLEIAAGPDAELADSAKQALAALQGDQVDAEIVARLDNSDEKSLKVLIELIGQRRIDATAALIQALDHTNTEVRSAAIGALGQTASQKDLPLLIARVTDAKHSAAEESFRALKAACVRMPDRDACAAQLASAMPKAPVATQAKLLEIVAAVGGKKAIEILASAGKSGDELLADTATRMLGQWLNVDAGPVLLDLAKNEPTGKFRTRALRGYIRLARQFATSNGQRAKMCQQALNAATRHEEQKLVLEILALRACAESLQVAIEAAKTPALRDEAEAVATAIAQKLGVKPDDLKDLFTKTTSAPVQLEIIKAEYGAGAVQKDVTVLLQRQAGNVRWIALPSSNYNQSFGGDPVPNVVKQLKVQYRINGKEGRASFAENALVVLPLP
- a CDS encoding Gfo/Idh/MocA family oxidoreductase encodes the protein MTKQLYQLDRRGFLKTAAATTAAIAAPMVVSSRVLGLDGAVPPSERITLGGIGIGNRGVYDLGCFLEQKDVQFIAVCDVKADRRDAVKKIADQKYGNRDCAQFRDFRELLDRDDIDAVLIATGPNWHCTATMYAAKAGKDMYCEKPCTKNIAQSLTLAETIRRTGRVFQAGTQRRNLPHFAFACELARTGRLGKLKTVYAHPGGMHPAMSGWLPAEKAPPIEKVDWNMYLGPAAWRPFNAKLLDGFNFEKGGGLVGGGVLEWGSHCVDLCQWAVDDGPPPVEYHPPKNGEMVAQYANGVELILRQSNWLPLGSCPVRFEGETGWVETGDSGKMVLSSPELLAGRKVAEIDGYPATFHVRDFLDCVKTRSMPKGNAEGACNAHIACHAANIALALDRTVRYDTTRHEFIDDAVANRLRSEALREPWRL